A genomic stretch from Halalkalibacillus sediminis includes:
- a CDS encoding S1C family serine protease has protein sequence MTDEKKPETTDEKDLYENLTEEEMYELIQEEKEKKPLQKEDDKPKRPFPKWVFWLIALFMVINIGAALPSIFSLPALEFLKTSAQLLNDDDIKEYKESIVVVDTGSGRGTGFSISPEGYIITNYHVVDEYERLWLYFPEHGPLDAEIIATYPEYDLAVLDAEGENYPYLELADQASFETNESFYFIGNPLRFSGIANKGNIIDYTSSSLESDALMLDAPIYKGNSGSPVINENGEVIGVIYATRQDDEHGKVGLAVPIERFHEKFNQDLNLEEE, from the coding sequence ATGACAGACGAAAAAAAACCAGAAACTACTGACGAAAAAGATTTATATGAAAATTTAACAGAAGAAGAAATGTATGAATTGATCCAAGAAGAGAAGGAAAAAAAACCTCTTCAGAAGGAAGATGATAAGCCAAAACGCCCGTTTCCAAAATGGGTATTTTGGCTTATCGCTTTATTCATGGTTATTAATATTGGTGCTGCTCTTCCAAGTATTTTTTCATTACCAGCCTTGGAATTCCTTAAGACGTCTGCACAGTTACTAAATGATGACGATATAAAAGAATATAAAGAGTCGATTGTGGTTGTTGATACAGGTAGCGGCAGAGGGACAGGTTTTTCCATTTCACCAGAAGGCTATATCATAACCAATTATCACGTTGTTGATGAATATGAACGGCTGTGGCTATATTTTCCAGAACACGGTCCGTTAGATGCAGAGATTATCGCTACATATCCGGAATATGACCTAGCTGTACTTGATGCGGAAGGTGAGAATTATCCATATTTAGAGTTGGCTGACCAAGCCTCTTTTGAGACGAACGAATCTTTTTATTTCATAGGGAATCCTCTACGATTTAGTGGTATAGCAAATAAAGGCAATATCATAGACTACACGAGTTCCAGTTTGGAATCTGATGCTCTGATGCTGGATGCACCTATATATAAAGGTAATAGTGGGAGTCCGGTTATTAATGAAAATGGTGAAGTAATCGGTGTCATCTATGCTACTAGACAGGATGATGAGCACGGAAAAGTAGGACTAGCTGTACCAATCGAACGCTTTCACGAAAAATTTAACCAAGATTTAAACTTAGAAGAAGAGTGA
- a CDS encoding YhcN/YlaJ family sporulation lipoprotein, giving the protein MRLFMFAIVITFGMTLVACQGDEMGINPENGTDDYQQTRYGDQNMGDQNMGDPRDDGGRLGINRMQNDENNNDLGGNNNGRYEMADRVADRINNDVEEVDNSYVMTGENNAYVAVNLRDNDSDEVNDQIKDKISNIVKRTDSDIENVYVSANPDFLGMVDDYAGRVQNGDPVEGFFDEFNDMFDRIFPDRDGTE; this is encoded by the coding sequence ATGCGTTTATTTATGTTTGCAATAGTGATAACTTTCGGTATGACACTCGTTGCTTGTCAGGGCGATGAAATGGGTATCAACCCAGAGAATGGAACAGATGATTATCAACAGACTAGATATGGTGATCAAAATATGGGTGATCAAAACATGGGTGACCCAAGAGATGATGGTGGTCGTTTAGGTATCAATCGAATGCAAAACGATGAAAACAACAATGATCTCGGTGGAAACAACAATGGTCGCTACGAAATGGCAGATCGAGTAGCAGATCGAATTAACAATGATGTTGAAGAAGTAGATAATTCATATGTGATGACTGGCGAGAACAACGCCTATGTAGCTGTAAATTTACGGGACAATGATAGTGATGAGGTCAATGATCAAATTAAGGACAAGATCTCAAATATTGTGAAACGTACAGATTCTGATATAGAAAATGTGTATGTTTCTGCCAACCCTGACTTCTTAGGAATGGTTGATGATTACGCAGGAAGAGTCCAAAATGGTGATCCTGTAGAAGGATTCTTTGATGAATTTAATGATATGTTCGACAGAATTTTTCCAGATAGAGACGGGACGGAGTAG
- the sigI gene encoding RNA polymerase sigma-I factor has translation MYTRRKKKEDVSLEEQVLAVQAGDEETRHHLLSNYQPFIATCVSKVCKRYIDPKMDDEFSVGMMAFNDAIDSYSEDKGSTFLSFARLVITRKVIDYIRFESQDVQILSLDESTGEQDDDTNAQWKMTDAAKQAFQSDEESWYRQMEIEEYSKKLKEFKVSFSELSRISPKHQDARETAKNIARIVYENQEIRDYVLSKKRLPIKQLETYVDVSKKTIERNRKFILAIFVLYCEDYTYLKEYVKGVSG, from the coding sequence GTGTATACGCGTCGAAAGAAAAAGGAAGACGTATCCCTCGAAGAGCAAGTGCTTGCGGTCCAAGCAGGGGACGAAGAGACCCGTCATCATCTGCTGTCGAATTATCAGCCATTTATCGCAACGTGTGTATCTAAAGTATGCAAACGTTATATCGACCCCAAAATGGACGACGAGTTTAGTGTGGGAATGATGGCATTCAACGATGCGATCGATTCTTACTCTGAAGATAAAGGCAGTACTTTCCTTTCATTTGCTCGTTTAGTGATTACTCGAAAAGTCATTGACTATATTCGATTCGAGAGTCAGGACGTACAAATATTATCACTAGATGAATCAACAGGCGAACAAGATGATGATACAAATGCTCAATGGAAAATGACAGATGCCGCAAAACAAGCTTTTCAATCCGATGAAGAGTCGTGGTATCGTCAAATGGAAATCGAGGAGTATTCAAAAAAATTGAAAGAATTCAAAGTGTCGTTCTCAGAACTATCGAGAATCTCACCTAAACACCAAGACGCGAGAGAAACTGCGAAAAACATAGCTAGAATTGTTTATGAGAACCAAGAGATCAGAGATTACGTGCTATCAAAAAAACGACTTCCAATCAAACAACTAGAAACATACGTAGATGTCAGTAAAAAAACAATTGAGCGTAACAGGAAATTTATTTTGGCTATATTTGTTTTGTATTGTGAAGATTATACTTATTTAAAAGAATATGTGAAGGGGGTGAGCGGATGA
- a CDS encoding ABC transporter ATP-binding protein: MIELNGISYRQRNNIILNAVSSSIHNGDCIAIFGPNGAGKSTLIQILAGLLKSSSGEIKYDFERSNQVIGYVPQKNALFENLTVKDHLNFFSKMVKDSDPNFVDGMYDALDLKSLFNQKVSKLSGGQMKKLNLAVGMIQKPDIVFLDEAFVGVDLAAKYDMLDWLKKMNTEGMTIVFITHDWDTIKFLSRKMWVVDEGKLTAELSPEQFKSMPTQITEGSRALQKMFKMQGSG, from the coding sequence ATGATTGAACTCAATGGAATCAGCTATCGACAAAGGAATAATATCATTTTGAATGCTGTATCATCATCGATTCATAATGGAGATTGTATAGCGATTTTTGGACCGAATGGTGCCGGTAAATCAACTCTTATTCAAATCTTGGCTGGATTATTAAAAAGCTCGTCCGGGGAAATTAAATATGACTTTGAACGGAGCAATCAGGTTATTGGTTATGTTCCACAGAAAAATGCTTTATTTGAAAATTTGACAGTTAAAGATCACCTCAACTTCTTTTCTAAAATGGTTAAAGACAGCGACCCAAACTTTGTTGACGGGATGTATGATGCCCTGGATTTAAAAAGTCTCTTCAATCAGAAAGTATCAAAACTGAGTGGAGGACAAATGAAAAAGTTGAATTTAGCAGTAGGTATGATTCAGAAACCAGATATCGTATTTTTGGATGAAGCCTTTGTGGGAGTGGACTTAGCGGCTAAGTATGATATGTTGGATTGGCTAAAAAAAATGAACACCGAAGGAATGACGATTGTTTTTATCACTCATGATTGGGATACGATTAAATTTCTATCACGTAAAATGTGGGTTGTTGACGAAGGGAAATTAACCGCTGAGCTTTCCCCTGAACAATTTAAAAGTATGCCTACCCAAATAACTGAAGGATCAAGAGCTCTTCAGAAGATGTTCAAAATGCAGGGTTCTGGTTAG
- a CDS encoding ABC transporter permease — protein sequence MIFHLLLNEWKRVMKRPTLFLFVFLFPVAGVLITAGFIYTVANEELGEVELLVIDEDDTLETRALISQLENDETLTGQVRFIKTEEELSSVMDTSSSYAAIVRIPSGFTDQLRSGVNEEIDVFLNESTPFSSQLAQTLLSSGENYISAAQAGVNTVNRYYIQEMDSSERSQAIQQMTIFFTMFALDRNQFFNVEQQFTYMSWKQQLFISIGSLVLFLTYIFFAFIYRLKHENIMNQRFTLLGVTRDKQFIYRTLFHITFLLIFVSSILFLIPSSFLPFVAFDWKVLMQWVMLAIMIGTLYLVSHSLLENIGLSYVFFLASSVILLLFSGAIVPPVYFPDSIGPVDLSGLQMFYHSFHSVFKAEEAPWLLWISTIAISSLLLLTTFLFEKRKGLIQ from the coding sequence ATGATTTTTCATTTACTCTTAAACGAATGGAAAAGAGTGATGAAAAGACCTACTCTTTTTTTATTTGTATTTTTGTTCCCAGTCGCTGGCGTTTTAATTACTGCAGGTTTCATTTATACCGTAGCTAATGAAGAACTCGGTGAAGTGGAATTATTAGTGATCGATGAGGATGATACACTAGAAACCCGTGCACTGATCAGCCAATTGGAAAATGATGAAACGTTGACTGGACAGGTTCGTTTTATAAAAACTGAAGAAGAGCTATCATCTGTCATGGATACCAGTTCTTCATATGCTGCGATTGTGAGAATTCCTAGTGGTTTTACAGATCAATTACGCAGCGGAGTGAATGAAGAAATCGATGTCTTCTTGAATGAATCAACTCCTTTTTCTTCACAGTTAGCCCAGACATTGTTGTCTAGTGGTGAAAATTATATTTCAGCTGCACAAGCAGGTGTAAATACAGTAAATAGATATTACATTCAGGAAATGGATTCATCTGAGCGATCCCAAGCCATACAACAAATGACCATATTTTTTACCATGTTTGCGTTAGATCGCAATCAGTTTTTTAACGTGGAACAACAATTCACATATATGAGCTGGAAACAGCAATTATTCATAAGCATAGGTTCACTTGTCTTGTTCTTAACCTATATATTTTTCGCATTTATTTATCGCCTTAAGCATGAAAATATCATGAACCAACGTTTTACTTTGTTAGGTGTTACTAGAGACAAACAATTTATCTACCGTACATTATTTCATATCACATTTTTACTTATCTTTGTGAGTAGCATTTTATTCCTGATTCCATCGAGCTTTTTACCATTTGTAGCTTTTGATTGGAAGGTTCTCATGCAGTGGGTCATGCTAGCCATAATGATTGGCACTCTATATTTAGTAAGTCATTCTTTATTGGAAAATATTGGGCTTTCTTACGTGTTTTTCTTGGCATCCTCCGTCATTTTATTACTTTTCAGCGGAGCAATTGTTCCTCCAGTTTATTTTCCTGATTCCATTGGGCCGGTGGACTTATCTGGTTTGCAAATGTTTTACCATTCCTTTCATTCTGTCTTTAAGGCTGAGGAAGCACCTTGGCTTTTATGGATTTCCACTATTGCAATAAGTTCTTTATTGCTATTGACTACCTTTCTTTTTGAGAAAAGAAAGGGGTTGATCCAATGA
- a CDS encoding ABC transporter permease: MIILKAMMRNKWFPVMVVLIPIIIIGILFPLVQSTSNQITVPIAIVDESDQSITQEIVQELESDGPYSVDVLTNMPDEAFYQREYEAVFVFPHNMLGKIKRGQHEQIVTWYRHSETGVDALLKEKLAGELMKLATRAEAASIVLNRSESDLNSEEVFQYGLRYLEPELIFQMNFESFEGGKENQEVEDDHSYSLVHLSAWIYIWILVGYFGSHMLHWQREKIIQRFQISYSGRNSIRALWFYMVSSISIILYFFSLFLSDISGIFDLSIGRDIKYIFALPILSVCLYLFSLNVSKNKQSLFAFAVGYGAASTVMVLLIQLNILDFAWWMLFFIPVWLLI; this comes from the coding sequence ATGATTATTTTAAAAGCAATGATGCGTAATAAATGGTTTCCAGTGATGGTAGTTTTGATTCCAATTATAATAATTGGGATATTGTTCCCGCTTGTTCAATCAACTTCTAACCAGATAACAGTGCCTATTGCCATTGTAGATGAGAGTGATCAGTCAATCACTCAGGAGATTGTTCAGGAACTGGAGTCAGATGGGCCATATTCTGTTGATGTATTGACTAATATGCCAGATGAAGCTTTTTATCAACGGGAGTATGAAGCGGTGTTTGTATTTCCTCATAATATGCTTGGGAAAATTAAAAGGGGTCAGCACGAACAAATCGTTACGTGGTACCGCCATAGTGAGACGGGTGTTGATGCTCTTCTTAAGGAAAAATTAGCTGGAGAATTAATGAAGTTGGCTACTAGGGCCGAAGCTGCTTCTATTGTGCTTAATAGATCAGAGAGTGATCTAAATAGCGAAGAAGTATTTCAATATGGGCTTCGGTATTTAGAACCCGAGTTGATTTTTCAAATGAACTTCGAATCTTTTGAAGGTGGGAAAGAAAATCAAGAAGTTGAGGATGATCATTCATATTCTCTGGTTCATTTGAGTGCTTGGATTTATATATGGATCCTCGTCGGATATTTCGGAAGTCACATGTTGCACTGGCAGCGTGAGAAAATCATTCAGCGTTTTCAAATTAGTTATTCTGGTAGAAATAGCATTCGTGCATTATGGTTTTATATGGTCAGTTCAATATCAATTATCCTTTATTTTTTTAGCTTATTTCTAAGTGATATCTCAGGTATATTTGATTTATCGATCGGCAGAGATATTAAATATATTTTTGCTCTCCCAATCTTGTCAGTATGCCTTTATCTATTTAGTTTAAACGTCTCTAAGAACAAGCAGTCATTGTTCGCTTTTGCCGTTGGTTATGGAGCCGCATCGACTGTAATGGTGTTGTTGATTCAACTGAACATCTTGGATTTTGCGTGGTGGATGCTATTCTTCATACCTGTATGGTTATTAATCTAA
- a CDS encoding anti-sigma factor domain-containing protein — MRRGVIVEQKKRYAVVMTSEGSFYKTKLTEPHVIGQEITFQPIEERSFSLGSILEWFKFKPQWKAATALLLCILLIIPLYPWMDDDEVHAYVNIDINPSMKIEVNNDYEVISIDGLNEDGDEVIDSLNSWENKSLQDVSSEILMTSKNMGFLTEDHNVLLGISFADRLKSDDSILNSVSQSLQDENSSLNIASFEVPSDIREEADVDNTSMNLLYASKLMESRDENLFDENKNTENTTDNSNSNEDSANNESSDEVPQEKENRTNETHEERTFRIIEQYLKRTNKDELPPGLKKKFEEINQEEPPDDLGEVEDEYNDDGNQNKDQGNKNNENKNKGNKDNSNSNKGNSSKSEKAKDKSNNKNHPSNNKDNSEKKSKTNSTNNKHKADDHPSQKNITDDHPSNRNEKSDDHPSNRGNGNDNGKSNRDSEEQGFTPPGQKKKQDRE; from the coding sequence ATGAGAAGAGGAGTCATTGTAGAACAGAAGAAAAGGTACGCAGTTGTGATGACGTCTGAAGGATCTTTTTATAAAACTAAATTGACTGAACCTCATGTGATTGGTCAAGAAATCACTTTCCAACCAATAGAAGAACGATCTTTTTCTTTAGGTTCAATACTTGAATGGTTTAAATTCAAACCTCAATGGAAAGCAGCAACTGCACTTTTATTATGCATATTATTAATTATACCTTTATACCCTTGGATGGATGATGATGAGGTTCATGCTTATGTCAATATTGATATTAACCCGAGTATGAAAATTGAAGTCAACAATGATTATGAGGTTATTTCCATTGATGGTTTGAATGAAGATGGTGATGAAGTAATCGATTCATTGAATAGTTGGGAAAATAAATCATTACAAGACGTTTCTTCTGAAATATTGATGACTAGCAAAAATATGGGTTTCTTAACTGAAGATCATAACGTATTGTTAGGCATCAGTTTCGCCGACCGATTAAAAAGTGATGATTCAATTCTCAACAGTGTATCTCAGTCGCTCCAAGATGAAAATAGTTCCTTGAATATTGCTTCATTTGAAGTTCCATCTGATATCCGCGAAGAGGCTGATGTTGATAATACTTCAATGAATCTACTGTATGCATCGAAGTTGATGGAATCACGAGATGAAAATCTTTTTGATGAAAATAAGAACACAGAAAATACAACAGATAACTCTAACAGTAATGAAGATTCTGCAAACAACGAATCTTCAGATGAGGTTCCTCAAGAAAAAGAAAATAGAACAAATGAAACCCATGAGGAGCGCACATTCCGAATTATCGAGCAATATCTAAAGCGTACAAATAAAGATGAATTGCCACCAGGATTGAAAAAGAAATTCGAAGAAATAAATCAAGAAGAACCACCTGATGATTTGGGTGAAGTTGAAGACGAATACAACGATGACGGAAACCAAAATAAAGACCAGGGAAATAAAAACAACGAAAATAAGAACAAAGGTAATAAAGACAACAGCAATAGCAATAAAGGAAATTCGTCAAAGTCTGAAAAGGCAAAAGACAAATCTAATAATAAGAACCATCCATCTAACAACAAAGATAACTCAGAAAAAAAATCTAAAACAAATTCTACAAATAACAAACATAAAGCGGATGATCATCCAAGTCAAAAGAATATAACGGATGATCATCCCAGTAATCGAAATGAAAAATCGGACGACCATCCTTCAAATAGAGGGAATGGGAATGACAACGGAAAGTCCAACCGTGATTCCGAAGAGCAAGGTTTTACTCCTCCAGGACAAAAGAAAAAGCAAGACCGTGAATAA
- a CDS encoding ABC transporter ATP-binding protein, translating to MQKPSTEKRLFRYALGMKKTIIIGLLCVLVAAGLELTGPFIAKKVIDDHIVGVANHYVETDDGGIDFRGEQYVRANRINNESDEKVTLFQDGLSFYFLEEEVSLNAQLVETTNGEYRFDLQGESITASGFELTTSEVFMFFQPEIQPIMWWLALYIGLIILSTVFLYYKTYLLQFASNRIIQRMRKDVFGNVQRVPVSYFVNQPAGKVLARVTNDTEAIRELYVKVLEVFASGAIYMLGIFIALMILDFKLGLICLVLIPIMLIWMKVYKKVGGKYNKVIRETNSTINGNINESVQGMSIIQAYNQTGPRMNEFEELNQKHYDYQIKMNTFTAATAFNLVDLFRNVAFVIFIMYFGGAALDGTSIITAGVLYAFVDYLTRLYEPVEQIISQLPQLEQSRVAGSRVFELLDVEGEDVDDRFKSREIDGSVAFQNVSFAYEKDDYVLRHVDFDIRPGETAAFVGHTGSGKSTIMNLLFRFYDPTHGQITIDGDDIGNYSRQEIRSHIGIVLQDPFIFSGTIISNITMNDPNISREDAIQALKAVGADQFIEALPEQYDQPVKEKGSEFSTGQRQLLSFARALAFNPSILVLDEATANIDTETEGMIQKALQVLKKGRTTLVIAHRLSTIQQADQIFVLKHGKIIERGNHESLLQANGEYFKMYEMQLGKKERLNA from the coding sequence ATGCAAAAACCTTCGACGGAAAAACGTCTCTTTCGATATGCTTTAGGAATGAAGAAAACGATTATTATTGGTTTACTGTGCGTACTCGTCGCAGCAGGTCTTGAGCTTACTGGTCCTTTCATCGCAAAGAAAGTCATCGATGATCATATCGTCGGTGTCGCTAATCATTACGTCGAAACTGATGACGGTGGAATAGACTTCCGCGGTGAACAATATGTTCGTGCGAATCGCATAAACAATGAATCTGACGAAAAGGTTACATTGTTTCAAGATGGTCTATCTTTCTATTTTCTAGAAGAAGAAGTGAGTTTGAATGCCCAGCTAGTAGAAACAACGAATGGCGAGTATCGATTCGATCTTCAGGGAGAATCAATCACTGCTTCCGGGTTCGAACTTACGACTTCAGAAGTATTTATGTTCTTCCAGCCGGAAATTCAGCCGATCATGTGGTGGCTGGCGCTCTATATCGGGTTGATTATCTTATCGACCGTATTTCTTTACTACAAAACGTATTTACTTCAATTTGCTTCGAATAGAATTATTCAGCGGATGCGTAAAGACGTGTTTGGCAACGTCCAACGTGTTCCGGTCTCTTATTTCGTCAATCAACCGGCTGGAAAAGTTCTTGCCAGGGTGACCAACGATACAGAAGCAATTCGCGAGTTGTATGTCAAAGTGTTAGAAGTCTTTGCATCAGGTGCGATTTACATGCTCGGGATCTTCATTGCACTTATGATTCTAGATTTCAAGCTTGGTTTGATATGTTTAGTCTTAATCCCAATCATGCTCATTTGGATGAAAGTGTACAAAAAGGTAGGCGGTAAATACAACAAAGTCATCCGAGAAACGAACAGCACGATTAACGGGAACATCAATGAATCCGTACAGGGCATGTCGATTATCCAAGCTTATAACCAGACAGGTCCACGCATGAACGAATTCGAAGAGTTAAACCAGAAACATTATGATTACCAAATCAAAATGAACACATTTACGGCCGCTACAGCGTTTAATCTTGTTGATCTGTTTCGAAACGTAGCATTCGTAATTTTTATTATGTATTTCGGCGGGGCTGCGCTTGACGGTACCTCAATCATCACAGCAGGTGTACTTTATGCGTTTGTTGACTATCTGACTCGCTTGTATGAGCCGGTGGAACAAATCATCAGTCAGCTCCCGCAATTAGAACAATCCCGTGTTGCTGGAAGTCGAGTATTTGAATTACTTGATGTCGAGGGCGAAGACGTCGACGATCGATTTAAATCACGAGAAATTGATGGCTCTGTCGCTTTTCAAAATGTTTCGTTCGCTTATGAAAAAGACGATTATGTGCTTAGACATGTCGACTTTGATATCCGACCCGGCGAAACTGCCGCATTCGTAGGTCACACGGGTTCAGGAAAAAGTACTATAATGAATTTGCTGTTTCGTTTTTATGACCCAACACACGGTCAAATCACCATTGATGGGGATGATATCGGTAACTACTCCAGACAGGAAATTCGTAGCCATATCGGTATCGTATTACAGGACCCATTCATTTTTTCAGGGACGATCATCTCGAATATAACGATGAATGATCCAAATATTTCGAGAGAAGATGCGATCCAGGCGCTTAAGGCTGTTGGAGCGGATCAATTTATTGAAGCGTTACCTGAACAATACGATCAACCAGTTAAAGAAAAAGGAAGCGAATTTTCAACAGGACAGAGACAACTATTGTCATTCGCCCGTGCCCTTGCATTCAATCCGTCAATTCTCGTGCTCGATGAAGCTACAGCTAATATCGACACAGAAACTGAAGGAATGATTCAAAAAGCGTTACAAGTGTTGAAGAAAGGAAGAACAACCCTTGTCATCGCACACAGACTATCTACAATTCAGCAAGCAGACCAAATTTTTGTACTGAAACATGGTAAAATAATAGAAAGAGGAAATCACGAAAGCCTCTTGCAAGCAAATGGCGAATATTTTAAGATGTACGAAATGCAACTAGGGAAAAAAGAGCGCTTGAATGCTTGA
- a CDS encoding DUF6583 family protein: protein MIDKGKERPKGSRRKKVVIIVAIASIAIIGVGAYAYNQIFLNHPLIQYAEAERKTVEKISGFTEKYHQEDQEISDRLNQERSLTQSSITADYSLSKSTDEPLNPMFSIIQGFLSSTEIKLDTYMNPDTLESTYDMELLVQSSSLLEGTMFQSRDVTAVQSDMLFDRAIGINNNHLGDFLQDTGEQVTIEEMPNFVELQQQSVSNAEANDLTEEYLGFIGKEMSQQDVNIEEDVEYEGKSYGLFTLEMKEEEVKELLDDLLGKMKNDDRINAQLNQPFIENDENPLETLQEEINQLSFPEGFTYRAYYNNEHVAHRELIGLVEGEEDSVEISMTVDTFFNDKDQYDLEAEISLNTLEDDMYFVINYDSMGSPEAHHYHIDRRISVGFEDSVESGALQIDWNTTYQDEMFETDFLILADTSDPMMPQIEGTLVKEFSLEANEAAQNYRLNAGFQRTSELEQGEANRSEFGVRLDQTILFGDEQEYPTFNEEDVLKIDELSQEELDNLWKTIEQNADDYYDQLLGNFLPF from the coding sequence ATGATAGATAAAGGGAAAGAACGCCCGAAAGGTAGCCGAAGAAAGAAAGTTGTTATTATCGTTGCTATTGCATCAATTGCAATCATTGGTGTTGGGGCTTATGCATATAATCAAATATTTTTGAATCATCCACTGATTCAATATGCGGAAGCTGAAAGGAAAACAGTTGAGAAAATTAGTGGATTTACTGAGAAATACCATCAGGAGGATCAAGAAATTAGCGATCGATTAAATCAAGAGAGGTCTCTTACACAATCATCCATCACAGCGGATTATTCTTTATCTAAGTCAACAGATGAACCGCTCAACCCGATGTTTTCTATTATCCAAGGATTTTTATCTTCAACTGAAATCAAACTAGATACATATATGAATCCTGATACATTGGAAAGTACATACGACATGGAATTGTTAGTCCAAAGCAGTAGTTTACTAGAAGGTACCATGTTTCAATCTCGGGACGTGACAGCAGTCCAATCAGATATGCTTTTTGACCGAGCTATTGGCATCAATAATAACCACCTGGGAGATTTTTTGCAGGATACGGGTGAACAAGTAACGATTGAAGAGATGCCGAATTTTGTTGAACTACAGCAACAATCGGTTTCAAACGCTGAAGCGAATGATCTGACTGAAGAGTATTTAGGATTTATCGGTAAAGAAATGAGTCAACAAGACGTAAATATAGAAGAGGATGTAGAGTACGAAGGGAAATCTTATGGTCTTTTTACTCTAGAAATGAAAGAAGAAGAGGTTAAAGAATTACTTGATGATCTATTAGGGAAGATGAAGAATGATGATCGCATCAATGCCCAGTTGAATCAGCCATTCATTGAAAATGATGAGAATCCTCTTGAAACATTGCAAGAAGAAATCAATCAATTGAGTTTTCCGGAAGGTTTTACTTATCGTGCTTATTACAATAATGAGCATGTCGCTCACCGGGAACTAATCGGCCTGGTTGAAGGAGAGGAAGATTCAGTAGAAATTTCAATGACTGTTGATACTTTTTTTAACGATAAGGATCAATATGATTTAGAAGCCGAAATAAGTCTTAATACTTTAGAAGATGATATGTATTTTGTTATAAATTATGATTCGATGGGTTCACCTGAGGCACATCATTATCATATTGATCGAAGAATCTCTGTTGGTTTTGAGGACTCAGTAGAATCAGGTGCATTGCAAATTGATTGGAATACAACTTACCAAGATGAAATGTTTGAAACAGATTTTCTGATTCTTGCTGACACATCAGACCCTATGATGCCACAAATTGAAGGAACATTGGTTAAAGAATTTTCACTAGAAGCTAATGAGGCGGCGCAAAACTATCGTTTAAATGCTGGCTTCCAACGGACATCGGAGTTAGAACAAGGAGAAGCGAATCGTTCAGAATTTGGTGTGCGACTAGATCAAACAATACTATTCGGAGATGAACAGGAATATCCCACATTCAATGAGGAAGATGTATTGAAAATCGATGAATTGAGTCAAGAAGAGTTAGACAATTTGTGGAAGACTATAGAACAAAATGCTGATGATTATTATGATCAATTACTTGGGAATTTCCTTCCGTTTTAA